TGGCGCTGGTGACCACCGCCGGCATTATCAGCCCGCTGATCGCTACCCTCGATCTCACGGCGAACCACATGGCGCTGTTGTGCCTGGCCATGGGCGGTGGCGGGTTGGCCATGTCCCACATCAATGATGCCGGTTACTGGATCTTCACCAAACTGTCCGGGCTGAACGTGGCCGACGGCTTGCGCACCTGGACGGTGTTGACCACCTTGCTCGGTACGTTGGGTTTCGGTATTACCTTGTTGATCTGGCCGTTTGTCTAACGCACTGTCGACTTGTGGGAGCCAGGCTTGCCGGCGAAGACGTCCTTAAGAGCGCCTTCGCCGGCAAGCCTGGCTCCTACAAAAACATACATAGGAGCTACCATGCCTCGTTTTGCCGCCAACCTCAGCATGCTCTATCCGGAACATGAGTTTCTGGACCGCTTCGCCGCCGCTGCCGCCGATGGTTTCGAAGCCGTGGAATACCTGTTTCCCTACGACTACAGCGCTCAGGAACTCAAACAGCGCTTGAGCGACAACGGCCTGGTGCAGGCACTGTTCAACGCACCGCCCGGCGATTGGGCGGCAGGCGAGCGCGGCACGGTGTCGTTGCCGGGGCGGGAGAGTGAATTTTGTAGCGGTTTCGATCGCGCGCTGGAATATGCCGCGGTGCTGGGCAACTCACGCATCCATGTGATGGCCGGGCTGCTACCGTCGGAAACTGATCGCCCACGCCATCACGGCGTGTACCTGGAGAACCTGGCTTATGCCACCGCGCAGGCCGCCAAGACTGGCATCACGGTGCTGCTGGAACCGATCAATACGCGGGACATGCCGGGCTTTTTTCTCAACCGACAGGATCAGGCCCAGGCCATCTGCAAGGAAGTGGGCGCCAGTAACCTGAAGGTTCAGTTCGACTGCTACCAC
This genomic stretch from Pseudomonas wuhanensis harbors:
- the otnI gene encoding 2-oxo-tetronate isomerase gives rise to the protein MPRFAANLSMLYPEHEFLDRFAAAAADGFEAVEYLFPYDYSAQELKQRLSDNGLVQALFNAPPGDWAAGERGTVSLPGRESEFCSGFDRALEYAAVLGNSRIHVMAGLLPSETDRPRHHGVYLENLAYATAQAAKTGITVLLEPINTRDMPGFFLNRQDQAQAICKEVGASNLKVQFDCYHCQIVEGDLATKLRRDFDGIGHIQIAGVPDRHEPDQGEVNYPYLFELIDQLGYDGWVGCEYRPRGNTSAGLQWLRDWKAR